One Leopardus geoffroyi isolate Oge1 chromosome E1, O.geoffroyi_Oge1_pat1.0, whole genome shotgun sequence genomic window, AGGGATGAGGCATCGTCGTGCACTTGCTTTTACACATATGAGCACACACTGAGTGTCATCCTAAAAACTTAAGAATTAAAGTGAACCAATCTAGAAGCTGTACCGTCCCCCCTGCTCCTCTTGCAGGGGTTAAAGTGCTTTAGCAGTCTGAGGatgagcaagtgagcagggggtTTTTCCTGTCCCAGCCTCACAGGTTGGGAGCCCAGCCCGTCCCATGACTGCCCCCACGGAGTCTCTATccaaaaggcaaaaggaaaagatcaaaaaaaatcagaaagggtCAGAGACCTGGGGGGCCCACCTGAACCCCACTACAAGCTACGTCAAGTCGGCTACCAGGGAAATTGGAAGGGGAAACTAGGGCCCGGAGGCTCGACCCCCATCTCTAACAGGATCCAGAGGCTCCTTCTGTCTTCAGCTTCACAGCACAggcctctacccctcccctaccatcccaggcaggggaaggggcggCACCCTCAGTACTTATTGATTCCAAAAATCCGGACTCCATGGAGCTGGGGCAGCTTGGGGATAAGCACACTCATCAAGGACACAGTGTTGAGGATGAAATGGATCTGGTCATACTTGGTGTAGAAGCTGGTGAGGAAGTACCTGGGTGGGAAGGTTGGGAAGAAGCGTAAGACTCTGTTTGGAGgacccttcctccctcactcctggGTGGGGAGTGGCAGATCCCCAACAGGTGTGGAGTTATGGGAAAGACCCCCAGAACAGAAGTAGGGTGGCAAGATCTCCCCAGCTAGAGGTCCCTCCCGACCCAGTCCCCTTGCTTTATCCCAGGTCTGTGGGCTTATGTCACTGGCAGGAAGGAAGGCCCATTTGGTGAAACACAGGGCCAGGGAGGCACAAGGCCTAAGCCCAGCAGAAGAGCCGGGGATGCTCCAACTTCCCTGCCTCTGCTCATGCCCATGCCAAAAGCCAGAGCTGGGGACGGGTTTAAGCCTGGCAGGGCCCAGGGTTCCCCAGGCCTTGGCCTGCCTGCTGGCGTCCTCCTCCACCCAAGGCACTCACAGCACGATGGGCGTGATGGTTAAGAATTTCCGAGACGCTGTGAACTGGACCCCATAGTCCATCTGCTCCCAGTGAGTTAGCAACCTCGCCTTGCCCTGGTCCGGAGTCTCGAAGGGTGTCCCCTTCACCGTGTGCAGGAAGATGTACATGCCCTGGAGGAAGGGGACTTCATTAGAGAACACAAAAGGCAAAAGGCCCTCCAGCTCAGCTCCACCACCCCAGTCAAAGAACTGTGCTCTGGGTTATGTGGAGCCTCCCTCTGAGGGGCGGAGGGATGTGGGCTGGAGGTCAGGAtggggcagctgggagcctgacaGGAGAAGAAGGGAGCCCACCAGGTGAGAGGACAGCCTGGCATGAGGATAAGGCATGGAGAGAACTCAGCTGCAGAAATGCCCGTCTGGCCCAGTGGTAGCTTCCCTGTGCCAGCTGGGCGGGGATGAGATGACGGCCCCTGCTTGCCTACCAAAGAGTACAAGCTAGCAGGCAGGAGCTGAGGGAGCAGAGGGACCAGACTGGAAGATGGCTGGGGATCCAGACTTGGGAGAGGGGCATTTCTGTGCCAGGCTGGGCGCCTGGGTCCTGGGGACTCTCTGGAGCCCTCAGTTCAGTTCCCAGCGGGCCTCCCTCCAGGTCCACATCCTGAAGGTGTGGACAAATCTGCAAATTTTAGTCCTCTTATCAGAGTACACGTGGCTGGAACCCAGAAGTGGGGACAAAGCAGAGACGAGAGCTGGGTCCAGGCTTGGGTGACAAATGTTGTCAGCGTGTCACCCTGACATCTGGCCCATGTTTGGGGGGCTCCTCCTACTCCTCCGCCCCACCAAAGAGCAGCCCACATGATCGGGACGGGCAGCAGGCAGGCCCTCACCATATTATGGATGAGGTTGGTGAGGGTCCAGACAACAGGGACGCTCACAAAGGGGATGCTGAGCAGCACGACATGGAGAAGCCCGATGGCCAGCACGTAGGACAGCCAGATGCCGCGGCTGTTCATCACCCGCGTGTTCGGGTTCACCTCACTGTGTGCCGTGCCCACATTCAtcctgctgcccctctcctg contains:
- the ORMDL3 gene encoding ORM1-like protein 3 translates to MNVGTAHSEVNPNTRVMNSRGIWLSYVLAIGLLHVVLLSIPFVSVPVVWTLTNLIHNMGMYIFLHTVKGTPFETPDQGKARLLTHWEQMDYGVQFTASRKFLTITPIVLYFLTSFYTKYDQIHFILNTVSLMSVLIPKLPQLHGVRIFGINKY